A single genomic interval of Granulicella tundricola MP5ACTX9 harbors:
- a CDS encoding SIR2 family protein: MKLLDVDMPQAIIDAHKRGKLVIFAGAGVSMDAPANYPNFANLADEIGGAAHPKLENELIDRYLGRLEQEGLAVHDRVKRLLSDPDSRPNHLHESVIRLFGTSQRIRVVTTNFDDHFRGAAGRILGSDPQIYRAPALPLGNDFEGIVHLHGSVLEDAKKLVLTDADFGRAYLTEGWARRFVQRLFAEFVVLFVGYSHQDLPLLYLARGISAAEGGPGRYALTEPSIDSFWFNLGITPVHYPLRDAPLPRHGALGDCLAKWSELANLGALGTEAEIRRIVTSGRPESLEESDFIKQALLELSSVRYFTRHARDPHWLEWISEHPDFSAIFAPGASLNERSGELSFWFGEYFAIPHFVPLSRSSGKRERRYLPISGTTSPLPSTVTRPPANHCAFGHQSYWRQCRVTLSRIFLLT, translated from the coding sequence ATGAAACTTCTCGACGTAGATATGCCGCAGGCGATAATCGATGCTCACAAGCGAGGTAAACTCGTCATCTTCGCGGGAGCTGGAGTGTCGATGGATGCTCCGGCGAACTACCCAAACTTTGCCAATCTCGCAGACGAGATTGGGGGAGCCGCTCATCCAAAGCTCGAGAACGAACTGATTGATCGATATCTCGGTCGGCTAGAGCAAGAGGGTCTTGCTGTTCATGATCGGGTCAAGCGCTTGTTGTCCGATCCGGATTCCCGTCCTAACCACCTGCATGAATCGGTAATCCGGCTTTTCGGTACGTCACAGCGGATTCGAGTGGTCACGACCAACTTCGATGATCACTTCAGAGGCGCAGCTGGTCGCATCCTTGGCAGCGACCCCCAAATCTATCGCGCCCCCGCACTTCCTCTCGGAAATGACTTCGAAGGCATTGTTCACCTCCATGGCTCAGTCCTAGAAGACGCGAAGAAGCTAGTGCTCACGGACGCGGACTTTGGGCGGGCATATCTAACGGAAGGCTGGGCTCGCCGTTTTGTTCAGCGACTCTTTGCTGAGTTCGTTGTGCTATTCGTTGGTTATAGCCATCAGGATTTGCCTCTCCTATATCTGGCACGAGGTATTTCTGCAGCCGAGGGAGGCCCGGGTCGGTATGCGTTGACCGAACCATCGATCGATAGCTTCTGGTTCAATTTGGGAATCACCCCGGTACATTATCCACTACGTGATGCCCCACTTCCCCGGCACGGCGCGTTGGGGGATTGTTTAGCGAAGTGGTCCGAGCTGGCAAATCTGGGGGCTCTGGGCACAGAAGCGGAGATTCGGCGAATCGTCACCTCGGGTCGTCCTGAGAGTCTAGAGGAATCAGACTTTATAAAGCAGGCACTCCTTGAACTGAGTTCGGTGCGGTATTTCACTCGCCATGCTCGTGACCCACATTGGCTGGAATGGATATCCGAGCACCCTGATTTCAGCGCGATCTTTGCTCCCGGCGCATCGCTCAACGAAAGGTCTGGCGAACTTTCGTTCTGGTTTGGTGAGTATTTCGCAATTCCGCACTTTGTGCCGCTATCGAGGTCGTCCGGGAAAAGGGAGAGACGCTATCTCCCAATCTCTGGCACAACATCGCCATTGCCTTCCACCGTCACTCGACCGCCGGCGAACCATTGCGCTTTTGGACACCAATCTTATTGGAGACAATGCCGAGTAACGCTCAGTCGGATTTTTTTGCTTACATGA
- a CDS encoding HNH endonuclease translates to MRLFVAVTDSEWFGLHASKSQVDEVNFWRPSPDATFKALQPGELLLFKLHAPDNFIAGGGFFTKFLQIPVNLAWDSFREANGVRSLHDMRERIGFYRRTLMLPSENPTIGCVMLAEPFFWPREAWIPSPPDFRLNTVQGKGYDSELGTGRALWEEVAQRIELFQPASLQPGTAALAAIESNGFGKPQITLPRLGQGLFRVLLTDAYERRCAISGERTLPVLEAAHIKPYAVVQRHELSNGLLMRSDLHRLFDEGYMTLDPKDRRVLVSSRIREEFDNGKDYYKLEGQLVREPTQVWARPTLENLEFHAYNIFQ, encoded by the coding sequence ATGCGTCTCTTTGTTGCAGTCACCGATAGCGAATGGTTTGGTCTCCATGCGTCCAAGTCCCAGGTCGACGAGGTCAACTTTTGGCGTCCCTCCCCCGATGCAACCTTCAAGGCCCTGCAGCCAGGCGAACTGCTGCTCTTCAAGCTGCATGCCCCGGACAACTTCATTGCTGGTGGCGGTTTCTTCACCAAATTCCTGCAGATCCCCGTCAACCTGGCTTGGGATTCGTTTCGCGAGGCAAATGGCGTTCGATCGCTACATGACATGCGGGAACGCATCGGCTTCTATCGACGCACGCTCATGCTGCCGTCTGAGAACCCCACGATTGGCTGCGTCATGCTCGCAGAGCCTTTCTTCTGGCCACGCGAGGCGTGGATCCCCTCTCCTCCCGACTTCAGACTGAATACCGTGCAAGGCAAGGGCTACGACTCGGAACTGGGCACAGGCAGAGCGCTCTGGGAGGAGGTTGCCCAGAGAATCGAACTTTTCCAACCTGCGAGCCTCCAACCAGGGACGGCGGCGCTCGCCGCGATCGAGTCAAATGGCTTTGGAAAACCACAGATCACTCTTCCCCGGCTGGGCCAAGGCCTGTTCCGCGTCCTGCTTACCGACGCTTACGAACGGCGATGTGCGATCAGCGGGGAGCGCACCCTCCCGGTTCTCGAGGCGGCGCACATCAAGCCCTATGCTGTCGTTCAGCGGCATGAACTTTCCAACGGCCTGCTGATGCGCAGTGACCTGCATCGACTGTTTGACGAGGGATACATGACCCTTGACCCAAAGGACCGGCGCGTCCTTGTCAGTTCCCGCATCCGCGAGGAATTCGACAACGGAAAAGATTATTACAAGCTCGAAGGCCAGTTAGTTCGAGAGCCGACACAGGTCTGGGCGCGTCCCACCCTCGAGAACCTCGAATTTCACGCGTACAACATCTTCCAGTAG
- a CDS encoding HNH endonuclease has product MPPPTPAQQIKFLTNLQRLLAEGSFTATYKYALLAALADLSVEHGDDSGEPLVFSLFAIAEKLVEYYWRHATPYAGGQETRVLQQSTGSQARIIRLVSEARQSHGVSLASMMRLPGAWNALVRSVVPTLREQPLWRLQVVGLETLDFLYGRSGTKDIELRHGIAYCFRQFFTLVQDLVRAAWLRDVRRLNGEFIGEPTDLRDFLFGAERSALTAAKPVLMELQDGRCFYCAGALIEVRAEVDHFIPWSRYPADLVHNLVLADRRCNSKKRDRIAHADHLDRWTDRNRRDGDGLASAMAGRVVCDLKSANSVAYWSYAQTEDAKGLTWMHGDILGPLSPAWRNAFPDSANEGIVGNASS; this is encoded by the coding sequence GTGCCTCCTCCAACACCCGCTCAGCAGATCAAGTTCCTGACCAACCTGCAGCGTTTGCTCGCTGAGGGATCTTTCACGGCTACTTATAAGTACGCATTGTTAGCTGCACTTGCGGACCTCTCGGTCGAGCATGGCGATGACTCCGGTGAGCCGCTCGTGTTCTCTTTGTTCGCGATCGCTGAAAAGCTTGTCGAGTACTACTGGCGACATGCGACGCCATATGCCGGAGGGCAGGAGACACGTGTCCTACAACAAAGTACCGGAAGCCAGGCTCGCATCATCCGCCTTGTCAGCGAAGCTCGCCAGAGCCACGGAGTTTCGCTTGCGAGCATGATGCGTTTGCCGGGAGCATGGAATGCGCTGGTGAGAAGTGTTGTGCCGACGCTCCGCGAGCAACCTCTTTGGCGGCTGCAGGTCGTCGGATTAGAGACTCTGGACTTCCTTTATGGACGAAGCGGGACCAAGGATATTGAGCTGAGGCACGGCATCGCCTACTGCTTCCGCCAGTTCTTTACCCTGGTGCAGGACCTCGTTCGTGCCGCGTGGCTGCGGGATGTTCGTCGGCTGAACGGCGAATTTATAGGAGAGCCCACCGACTTGCGGGATTTCCTCTTCGGAGCAGAACGAAGTGCACTTACAGCGGCCAAGCCGGTGTTAATGGAGCTTCAGGACGGACGATGCTTTTACTGTGCCGGAGCACTTATAGAGGTTCGGGCGGAGGTCGATCACTTTATTCCCTGGTCAAGGTACCCGGCAGATTTGGTCCACAATCTCGTTCTCGCCGACCGTCGCTGTAACAGTAAGAAGCGAGACCGTATCGCGCATGCGGACCACCTGGACCGCTGGACCGATCGCAATCGGCGTGACGGCGACGGACTGGCGAGCGCCATGGCAGGTCGCGTGGTGTGCGATCTGAAGAGTGCGAACAGTGTCGCCTACTGGTCCTATGCGCAGACGGAAGACGCGAAGGGCCTGACCTGGATGCATGGCGACATCCTTGGCCCCCTCTCCCCGGCGTGGCGGAACGCCTTTCCCGACTCTGCGAATGAGGGCATTGTGGGAAATGCTTCCTCCTGA
- a CDS encoding DUF3761 domain-containing protein: protein MKRFARLCFIALVSLFVQAPATAQQTQATTPTPAPVIHYGTPPVTVTRPAAAARVTPTPAILSNDHHYVNSNGNVVHSPAKSSTVPQGASAQCRDGSYSFSQHHQGTCSHHGGVSQWL, encoded by the coding sequence ATGAAGCGTTTTGCTCGACTTTGTTTCATCGCCTTAGTTTCACTTTTCGTACAAGCTCCAGCCACAGCTCAGCAAACTCAAGCGACGACTCCCACCCCCGCGCCCGTCATCCACTATGGCACTCCTCCTGTAACGGTGACTCGGCCCGCGGCTGCGGCACGGGTGACACCTACTCCGGCCATCCTCAGCAACGATCATCACTATGTGAACAGTAATGGGAATGTGGTCCATTCTCCAGCAAAGTCGTCCACCGTACCGCAAGGAGCTTCGGCGCAGTGTCGGGATGGGTCCTACAGCTTCAGCCAGCATCATCAGGGGACATGCTCCCATCACGGAGGTGTCTCGCAGTGGCTTTAG
- a CDS encoding HNH endonuclease: protein MMHEVAKMRYWWVNQNQTYRQELEGHYLWSPKRSASGSKNPFYEFMRELAPGDLVFSFVDTRIAAIGVVASFCEESPKPAEFGRIGMNWEAVGWRASVRFTRLQREVRPKDHIDLLRTTLPLRYSPLQDSGNGNQGVYLTRVPELMAQALMGLIGIQAEDIARTAMTELGPPEAQSYKSDLEIWEHHIEQTIETAPDIPETDRQSLIIARRGQGLFKQRVSQVERRCRITHVENPAHLRASHCKPWRDSNNEERLNGENGLLLTPSIDHLFDRGFISFEQSGLLIISPVAHLPSLERMGVATHGRLNVGTFTEGQHHFLEYHRNSVLLRAAVSGSS from the coding sequence ATGATGCACGAGGTTGCGAAGATGCGCTACTGGTGGGTCAACCAAAATCAGACATACCGCCAAGAACTCGAGGGTCATTATCTATGGTCTCCGAAGCGAAGCGCGTCTGGATCAAAGAACCCCTTCTACGAATTCATGAGGGAGCTGGCCCCCGGAGATCTAGTCTTCTCCTTTGTCGACACCAGAATTGCCGCGATCGGTGTTGTCGCTTCCTTTTGCGAGGAAAGTCCAAAGCCCGCAGAGTTCGGCCGAATTGGTATGAATTGGGAGGCGGTCGGTTGGCGCGCTAGTGTTCGTTTCACCCGCCTACAACGAGAGGTTCGCCCTAAGGATCACATCGATCTACTCCGGACGACGCTTCCGCTGAGATACTCGCCTCTTCAGGACTCCGGCAATGGAAACCAAGGGGTCTATCTTACCCGTGTACCCGAGTTGATGGCACAGGCACTCATGGGTCTTATTGGCATCCAGGCTGAGGATATAGCGCGGACCGCCATGACAGAGCTCGGGCCGCCCGAGGCTCAGTCCTACAAGTCAGATCTCGAAATCTGGGAACACCACATCGAACAAACAATCGAAACGGCTCCGGACATCCCCGAGACGGATCGGCAATCGTTGATCATCGCACGAAGAGGTCAAGGCTTATTCAAGCAGCGCGTATCGCAGGTGGAGAGGCGATGCCGCATTACCCACGTTGAGAACCCGGCCCACCTCCGCGCAAGTCATTGCAAGCCTTGGCGAGATTCGAATAACGAAGAGCGCTTAAATGGTGAAAACGGGCTCTTGCTGACCCCATCGATCGACCACCTCTTTGATCGAGGCTTCATCAGCTTTGAGCAGTCCGGTCTTCTTATTATCTCTCCTGTAGCCCATTTACCCTCGCTAGAGCGCATGGGAGTGGCGACGCACGGCCGATTAAATGTTGGGACGTTTACCGAAGGGCAGCATCATTTCCTCGAGTACCACAGGAATTCTGTTCTCCTGCGAGCAGCAGTGAGTGGGTCTTCTTAA
- a CDS encoding plasmid partitioning protein RepB C-terminal domain-containing protein: protein MAAESVKIAFIQEVLEVPLESLKALKETTAIVMGCRKYKQIKASLEHIGMIEPLAVFPQKDGSYLVLNGNLRLHILRELGHTSARCIVALDDESYTYNKRVNAMSPIAEHYMILKAIANGVTEERLAVGLSIDIEAIRRRRNLLDGICPEAVDMLKDKRISHDTFSSLRKMKPLRQIEAAELMISASNYTSPFAAVILSVTKPELLEKPPKKSTRADPPHASSLLEETTDSLISDLAHVRKTYGIDVLSLTVICRCIESLIENRAVVRYLQLNHTDIFEELKRLVDQSNADRAHLAPHETSDEAA, encoded by the coding sequence ATGGCTGCTGAATCGGTGAAGATCGCATTTATCCAAGAGGTTCTGGAAGTTCCTCTTGAAAGTCTGAAGGCGCTAAAAGAGACGACTGCAATTGTGATGGGATGCCGTAAATACAAGCAAATCAAAGCATCGCTGGAGCATATCGGGATGATTGAACCTCTTGCTGTCTTCCCTCAAAAGGATGGAAGCTACCTAGTTCTGAATGGAAACCTACGGCTACACATCCTCAGGGAGCTAGGACACACCTCCGCCCGTTGCATCGTGGCGCTGGACGACGAGTCCTATACATACAACAAGAGAGTAAACGCGATGTCTCCGATCGCCGAACACTACATGATTTTGAAGGCAATCGCGAATGGAGTCACCGAAGAACGATTGGCAGTGGGACTGAGTATCGATATAGAAGCAATCCGGAGGCGCAGGAATCTCCTCGATGGAATATGCCCGGAGGCCGTAGACATGCTGAAAGACAAGCGCATCAGTCATGACACTTTTTCATCCTTGAGAAAGATGAAGCCGCTCCGTCAGATCGAGGCAGCGGAGCTGATGATTTCCGCTTCGAATTACACCTCACCATTTGCCGCTGTCATTCTAAGTGTCACTAAACCCGAACTGCTGGAGAAGCCGCCCAAGAAGTCAACACGAGCAGATCCGCCGCACGCCAGCTCTCTCCTTGAGGAGACAACAGACTCTCTCATCAGTGATTTGGCCCACGTTCGCAAGACATATGGGATCGACGTTCTCTCGTTGACGGTCATCTGCCGGTGCATCGAAAGTCTGATCGAGAACCGAGCCGTGGTTCGATATCTACAGCTGAATCACACCGACATTTTTGAGGAGCTAAAGCGTCTGGTTGATCAATCGAATGCAGATCGAGCGCACTTGGCCCCGCATGAAACCTCTGATGAGGCAGCTTGA
- a CDS encoding plasmid partitioning protein RepB C-terminal domain-containing protein, with protein MKISEVPTVPIAEIRIINPRVRSRMTFDQIVASIATLGLKNPITVSNRHLDADGTRYDLVCGQGRIEAFLALGRVSIPALIVDVSREEQFLMSLAENIARRAPSDLGLLKETRSLLERGYGLEEIALKLGLSRQYVATIMVLLKNGEAKLISLVESGKIPITVATQIATGTSADVQQALTEAYATGDLRGPELRAARLLIKKRQAGQRPGGPNRKPKVPLTSQAAAKEYREQTQIQRNLIKRASIVRERLALAAAACTQLFADENFQTLLRAEGLTFLSDKLLDKTKG; from the coding sequence ATGAAGATTTCTGAAGTTCCTACGGTCCCGATCGCTGAAATCAGGATTATCAATCCAAGGGTCCGAAGTCGGATGACGTTTGATCAGATCGTCGCCAGTATCGCAACACTGGGTCTCAAGAATCCAATTACTGTCTCGAACCGCCACCTCGATGCCGACGGCACTCGTTACGATCTGGTCTGTGGTCAGGGCCGCATTGAAGCCTTTCTGGCACTCGGGCGTGTGAGCATTCCGGCTCTAATCGTTGACGTTTCCAGGGAAGAGCAGTTCCTGATGAGTCTCGCAGAGAATATCGCCCGAAGAGCACCTTCCGATCTTGGCTTGCTAAAAGAGACGAGGAGCCTCCTCGAGCGAGGTTACGGCCTTGAGGAAATTGCTCTCAAGCTGGGTCTAAGTCGCCAGTACGTTGCAACCATTATGGTCCTGCTGAAGAACGGGGAAGCAAAGCTCATTAGCTTGGTCGAGAGTGGCAAAATACCCATCACGGTCGCTACTCAGATCGCCACTGGCACCTCAGCGGATGTGCAACAGGCACTCACAGAGGCATATGCAACAGGAGATTTGAGAGGGCCGGAGTTGAGAGCGGCTCGGCTTCTGATCAAAAAACGTCAAGCGGGGCAAAGGCCTGGAGGTCCAAATCGAAAGCCGAAGGTCCCGCTCACCAGTCAGGCTGCCGCTAAAGAGTACCGCGAGCAAACGCAGATACAGCGGAACCTGATCAAGAGAGCGAGCATCGTGAGAGAAAGACTCGCGTTGGCTGCTGCCGCCTGTACCCAGCTCTTCGCTGATGAGAACTTTCAAACGTTGCTGCGGGCAGAGGGCCTGACGTTTCTCTCGGACAAGCTTTTGGACAAGACAAAGGGGTAA
- a CDS encoding recombinase family protein produces the protein MALASLHSAGRAATYVRMSTEHQQYSTENQADTIEKYAVKHNLAIVKRFVDHGKSGLTLAGRVALRDLLLEVESGTADFERILVYDVSRWGRFQDSDEGVFYEYRCKLAGVTVHYCAEQFENDGSLSSSILKTIKRSMAAEYSRELSVKVYAGQCRLIELGYRQGGPAGFGLRRQLVDRDRVPKAILATGEQKSLQTDRVILIPGPDAEISIVREVYKLFTVAGHLEREIAQILNSRGVVTDLRHPWTRGTVHQLLTNPKYIGSNVFNRQSFKLKKKRVKNPSDLWVRRDSAFEAIVPLDLFVRAQEIIQARHYRLPDEEMLLQLRRLWERVGSLSGFLIDEDDNMASSGAFRSRFKSLHRAYRLIGYKPERDFSYIEVNQRLREHHREVCDGIVSQLRSHGAAVESRLSGMLLINGQFTVSLVLARCQELRGGANRWRVRLDTSELPDITIAARLRPGNAEVLDFYLLPSLDRLSHKLALAAENPFALDVYRFDTLDFFMSLSHRRVLWEAA, from the coding sequence GTGGCTTTAGCTTCTTTGCATTCCGCAGGTCGAGCAGCCACCTATGTTCGAATGTCGACCGAACATCAGCAGTATTCGACAGAAAACCAGGCGGACACAATCGAGAAGTATGCCGTTAAGCACAATCTCGCCATCGTGAAGCGCTTTGTCGATCATGGGAAAAGCGGGCTTACCTTAGCCGGACGGGTGGCCCTTCGAGACCTCTTGTTGGAGGTGGAATCCGGCACGGCAGACTTCGAAAGAATCCTCGTGTATGACGTCAGCCGCTGGGGAAGATTTCAAGATAGCGATGAGGGTGTTTTCTACGAATACCGCTGCAAACTCGCGGGGGTCACTGTCCACTATTGTGCAGAACAGTTCGAAAATGATGGAAGCCTTAGCTCGAGTATTCTCAAGACCATCAAACGGTCAATGGCAGCGGAGTATAGTCGTGAGCTTTCGGTCAAGGTTTACGCTGGGCAATGCCGCCTAATCGAATTGGGGTATCGCCAAGGAGGACCAGCAGGATTTGGGTTGAGGCGACAGCTTGTTGATCGTGATCGGGTGCCGAAGGCGATTCTCGCTACCGGTGAGCAAAAGAGCTTGCAGACCGATCGAGTCATCCTCATTCCCGGTCCAGACGCCGAGATCTCAATCGTTCGAGAGGTGTATAAGCTTTTTACGGTCGCGGGTCATTTAGAACGAGAGATTGCCCAAATCCTAAATTCGCGAGGTGTCGTGACAGATTTGCGACATCCTTGGACGAGGGGCACGGTTCACCAGCTTTTGACGAACCCTAAATACATTGGTTCGAATGTGTTCAACCGCCAATCCTTCAAGCTGAAAAAGAAAAGGGTCAAGAACCCTTCCGATTTATGGGTCCGCCGAGACTCTGCTTTCGAAGCTATCGTTCCACTGGATCTGTTTGTCCGAGCCCAGGAGATCATACAGGCCCGTCATTATCGTCTGCCAGACGAGGAGATGTTACTCCAACTGCGTCGACTGTGGGAGCGGGTGGGAAGCCTCTCGGGCTTTCTGATCGATGAGGATGACAACATGGCCTCGAGCGGTGCATTTCGCTCCCGATTTAAGAGTCTCCATCGGGCTTACCGTTTGATCGGCTACAAACCAGAACGAGATTTCAGCTACATCGAAGTCAACCAGCGTTTACGGGAGCACCATCGCGAGGTTTGTGACGGGATCGTGTCGCAGCTTCGTTCCCATGGAGCAGCGGTTGAGAGCCGCCTGAGTGGCATGTTGCTAATCAATGGGCAATTCACGGTGTCTCTCGTACTGGCGCGATGCCAAGAGTTGCGAGGTGGCGCAAACCGCTGGCGAGTGCGCCTGGATACTTCCGAGCTGCCGGATATCACCATCGCTGCACGTCTAAGACCAGGAAATGCAGAAGTCTTGGACTTCTACCTTCTGCCTAGCTTGGATCGGCTCTCGCATAAGTTGGCGCTTGCCGCCGAGAACCCGTTTGCCTTGGATGTTTACCGCTTCGATACACTCGACTTCTTCATGAGCCTGAGCCATAGGCGCGTACTTTGGGAGGCTGCATGA
- a CDS encoding helix-turn-helix domain-containing protein, whose translation MNNAVYQKAYAAFRVRLKEARLGAGLTQLEVAKSLQQPQSFVSKCESGERRVDFVELQTFAALYKVPLSYFL comes from the coding sequence CTGAACAACGCTGTCTATCAAAAAGCCTATGCGGCTTTCCGAGTTCGATTAAAAGAAGCCCGCCTCGGCGCCGGATTGACTCAGCTGGAGGTCGCAAAGTCTCTTCAACAGCCTCAATCTTTTGTGTCTAAGTGTGAGTCTGGTGAGCGGCGCGTCGATTTCGTTGAGCTCCAGACATTCGCCGCTCTCTACAAAGTTCCCCTGAGCTACTTCCTGTAG
- a CDS encoding TniQ family protein, which translates to MTNRVYAQRLSVRPRPYFDESLNSYLFRLAQLYRLSVRQFMGSVKAFDEYPSFDSSDFDQLLPPALIACLADNLSFSPDFLLKASLVRFSEKFQEPHQSEITKWLLPRPKLLSGKGGHFRGSHFQGGGQYCPLCLDQADPYLHISWRFSFVTVCSLHKRVLSDRCPHCIAPVDTAKPAQFLDCADVRLHLRCKYCEGDLRGGSIDEVQGLSSNSMQSILQLQDDHLSLALNRHDNSDQISDYFAILHWAINSQLLNGNWKARPVRSEVLWMSQAPVRFLREVTEDCEVQDLGPLHLRASFKSLTAVTRAKLLSNCAEMLGRWPVNLRELATHFAGIRSSLRDSRSKLPNWVLPTLDCSVELPNRGPFRISLAQKVRSSVSGPTSPNHSVKPQICSDLSKRTLKY; encoded by the coding sequence ATGACCAATCGAGTGTACGCACAACGACTGTCCGTTCGGCCTCGACCTTACTTTGATGAGTCGTTGAACTCTTACTTGTTTCGATTAGCTCAACTCTATCGACTTTCGGTGAGACAGTTCATGGGCTCAGTAAAGGCTTTCGATGAATATCCTTCCTTCGACAGCTCAGACTTCGATCAACTACTCCCACCTGCTCTAATTGCTTGTCTTGCCGATAACCTGAGTTTCTCACCAGACTTTTTGCTGAAGGCCAGTCTCGTACGTTTCTCCGAGAAGTTCCAGGAACCACATCAGTCAGAAATCACGAAATGGTTGCTCCCTCGGCCCAAGCTGCTTTCGGGCAAAGGCGGACATTTCCGCGGGAGCCATTTTCAGGGTGGGGGACAATATTGCCCCTTATGCCTTGATCAAGCCGATCCGTACCTGCACATATCGTGGAGGTTTTCCTTTGTGACAGTGTGCAGTCTTCATAAACGCGTTCTATCTGACCGCTGTCCGCACTGCATAGCCCCAGTGGATACCGCAAAACCGGCGCAGTTTTTGGATTGTGCGGATGTTCGTCTTCATCTTCGCTGCAAGTACTGTGAAGGAGATCTTCGAGGTGGATCCATTGACGAGGTCCAGGGCCTCTCATCGAATAGTATGCAGTCGATTCTGCAGCTGCAGGATGATCATCTCTCTTTGGCCCTAAACCGTCATGACAACTCTGATCAGATATCGGACTACTTTGCGATTTTGCATTGGGCAATAAACTCTCAACTCTTGAACGGGAACTGGAAGGCGAGACCCGTTCGATCCGAGGTACTTTGGATGTCGCAGGCTCCTGTACGGTTCTTGCGAGAGGTCACAGAGGATTGCGAGGTGCAGGACTTGGGCCCGCTTCACTTGCGTGCGTCTTTTAAATCGCTTACTGCTGTGACGCGCGCAAAGCTGCTTTCCAATTGCGCCGAGATGCTCGGACGTTGGCCAGTAAATTTGAGGGAGCTCGCAACACACTTCGCGGGAATTCGATCTTCACTGAGAGACTCGCGTTCAAAGCTGCCTAATTGGGTTCTACCGACTCTTGACTGCAGTGTTGAACTCCCGAACCGCGGACCATTTAGGATTTCCTTAGCTCAGAAGGTCAGGAGTTCGGTTTCAGGACCGACATCTCCCAATCACAGTGTGAAGCCGCAAATATGTTCAGATCTAAGTAAACGTACGCTAAAGTACTAA
- a CDS encoding YifB family Mg chelatase-like AAA ATPase codes for MLFKALSAAVYGIDAHIIDVEVDYSGTIQEKAEFSTVGLPDAAVRESRDRVRSAIRNSGFDLPTTRIIINLAPADIKKEGSGFDLPIAVGILGAYGGLHLKDLSDFLLVGELGLDGSLRSVQGMLPIAIAARARGIKNLVIPAGNAREAAVVEGVNVYPVKTLLEVRDLLNTAAFGAITAVPLRVETTALLNEMQHFPADFKDVRGQHVAKRALEVAAAGAHNILMIGPPGSGKTMLAKRLPSILAPMRFEEALETTKIHSVAGVLNADEGMVAHRPFRAPHHTISDAGLIGGGAVSNRSNANYSQGALTVRKYP; via the coding sequence ATGCTCTTCAAGGCACTCAGCGCAGCTGTCTACGGTATCGACGCGCACATCATTGATGTAGAAGTCGACTACTCCGGCACCATCCAGGAGAAGGCGGAGTTCAGCACGGTAGGTCTTCCGGATGCGGCCGTCCGGGAGAGTAGGGACCGCGTCCGCTCCGCCATACGAAACTCGGGCTTCGACCTCCCTACCACTCGAATCATCATTAACCTCGCCCCCGCAGACATTAAGAAGGAGGGGTCTGGTTTTGATCTTCCTATAGCGGTCGGAATCCTGGGCGCCTATGGTGGGCTGCACCTCAAAGACCTGAGCGACTTTCTCCTGGTGGGAGAACTTGGACTGGATGGTTCACTGCGCTCAGTTCAAGGCATGTTGCCCATCGCCATCGCCGCCCGCGCCCGCGGGATCAAGAATCTGGTCATTCCGGCTGGAAACGCACGTGAGGCCGCCGTGGTCGAAGGCGTCAACGTCTATCCAGTCAAAACATTGCTTGAGGTGAGAGATCTTCTCAATACGGCTGCCTTTGGTGCCATCACGGCTGTTCCATTGAGGGTAGAGACCACCGCCCTTCTGAACGAGATGCAGCACTTCCCCGCCGACTTCAAAGACGTGCGCGGTCAGCACGTCGCCAAGCGCGCTCTGGAGGTAGCGGCAGCAGGGGCCCACAACATTCTGATGATCGGGCCGCCCGGTTCGGGCAAGACGATGCTGGCAAAGCGCCTACCGTCCATCCTCGCCCCCATGCGCTTTGAAGAAGCGCTGGAAACCACGAAGATCCACTCAGTCGCCGGCGTCCTCAACGCTGATGAAGGGATGGTCGCGCACAGACCGTTCCGAGCGCCACACCACACTATCTCCGACGCCGGCCTGATCGGCGGAGGAGCTGTGAGTAACAGAAGTAATGCTAACTATTCACAAGGAGCGCTAACTGTGCGGAAGTATCCATAA